The genomic window TACATAGTTCTGGATGGGTGTTCTCTCTCCCTGTCCAGCTGGTTTTTAAGGATTTGGCAATGGAGGCTGTTTGATCCTTGTCTCTTCACATAAATGGTGGGGttatttttagctctttttgCCCCATTCCTTGTCTTGCTGGCTCCAGAGCGTTCTGGCAATACGTGTGCCTTAGTCATAAACTCTTtgcctgctttctcttttgtgctttctgctgtggGAGAGGTACAGTCACTTAAAGAGGTGGTAACACTCAATGTGGGGAAAATACCACGTTATGACTCTTCAACTTCCCCATGTAGTGCTCTGCAGTCAGAGCCCTGTTCCTCTGCAGAGGGTGAAGCAACCTCAGTGCACAAGCACTGGCTGAGCTGTGCCTTTCAGGGTAAATAAAACAAGATTGGGTgtctgctgtttattttgtggGCAAACTGAGACTCAAGACTGTGTGAGGGAAGAGGGAGTTGTCATTCAAACCTCACTGTTCCTCTGTGCTTGCAGGTTCTATCGTCTTGCCCGGACATCAAATGGCATTTTATTGGCcatctgcagaaaaacaacGTCAACAAGTTGATGGGTAAAGCCTGTTTCATGTGCAGTGACCCTGTGTTCAAAGAGTAACAACCTCATGTGCATTCACTCAGCAATGCCTGCCTCTCTGAGGTGTAGGTACAACACCTCCTGAGCACTGCCCTCAGCCTGtgttttctccccagctgtCCCCAACCTCTTCATGTTGGAAACAGTGGATTCGGTGAAGCTGGCAGACAGGGTCAGCAGCTCATGGCAGAAGAAAGGGTCACCTCAGAGGCTGAAGGTCATGGTGCAAGTTAATACAAGTGGAGAAGACAGTAAGTGGCTTTTTCTGATGATGAGCAGGCTTGTCCTGGTGACGTGACAGAAACAACCTGACTGGGATGGGTTGTTTTGTGctcttttaaagtgtttctcTGAGCTAGGATGAAACCTGCTTGTCTGTTagctccagcctggcctctgGCAGAGCTTGGCACCCATCTCCCTGCTTTTTGCCAGGTAAGCATGGCCTTCCTCCCGGAGACACCACGGCTGCTGTGGAGCACGTCATCAACAAGTGTCCAAGCCTGGAATTTGTGGGGCTGATGACCATCGGCAGCGTTGGGCATGACCTTAGTAAGGGTCCAAATCCTGACTTCCAGGTAAGATTATCTAGAAGCAGATGTTACCTATTGGCTTGTCTCCCATCAGGCTGGAAGCCTGTGGGGCATCAATAGAAACCTTTGAGCTCACAGAGTATTAATGCAGGTGCTAGGCTCAGTTCTGCAGATGTCCATATGGATTTGGTCCAGCTGTTTCTCTGAAGCTGTAGCCAGGATATGGCTTGTGCAGCAGTTCCATCCTGGCTCCTGTGGTCCTGAGTCCAGATGGGGTTTCAGTCTGCCTGCCTTTGCCTGCTGGGTGTGCAGGGTGCCTCAGGCAGAGGAACCAGCTCTGTGTTCCTCATCTGTCGTGCTGCTCCGATAATGGAATGTCTTCAGAAGATGTGTAGGCTTGGAGGGACGTGTGTTGTCCTTAACATAGCCCAGAATGGGAAATCTGCAGGTGCTTCAGTGGGAAGTGTGGGAATTGCACATTCTGTGGGAAGGAGACGTCGAAGAAAGGCAGAGATTGTGATCTGCGAAAGCCTGAAACAGAGCTGGAGTGGCTCTCGAGTGTGTGATCCCCTCTTCTGTCCTCCTGCCTTCTAGATGCTGCTGTCTCTGCGGAAGGAAGTGTGTGAAAAGCTCAATCTCCCCCTTGAGAAGGTGGAGCTGAGCATGGGCATGTCCACAGACTTCCAGCACGCAGTAAGTTTGGTTTCCTTCTGCCACCCCTTCCCTTGGGAAACACGtaccagcaccagcagcaggcaccccacagcccagcccaaGCACCATCCAAATGGGCCTCTTGATATCTTCATCCAAAGGGAAGCCTGATGGTGCTGCTCCATGAAGAAGAGCTCTTGTGGTCCTGGGATGGGGTTCTGGGGATCAAACAGACCCTTGCTATAGGGTGGCAAGTAGATGGGGAACCATCCTGTGATGTGACGAGCACGAAGGTTGGCTACAGACTGTGCTGGCAGGTTTGGGTGGCAGCTCTCCCCTCcactcctcctttctctctttccctagATAGAGGTTGGATCCACAAACGTCAGGATTGGAAGCACTATTTTTGGAGAGCGAGATTATTCCAACAAAGCAGATGGTGGCACGGCCCCTGCTGAAGGCAAACCTGAGACCTTGACAGTGCAGGCTCAATAGGTGCAAAACCAAGTGGCCTCACCAGAGGACAGCTGATGGGAGACCTCACTATGCATTCTTCCCTCCCTCCGTGTTGGCACCCAGTCGTGATGGTGAGAGGGAATTCCTCCTAACAGAACAGAGGCCAGGAATGCCTCACCATTTATTGTGATTGTAGAGTACCCATAGGAACTGGAAATCTGTAGAACCAACAAATGCTAAGAAAGTGTCTGCTTGAAAGTGACTGTGGTATCTTGGCTCCTTCAGGGTCCTTGGGTTGACAAGGTGGAACAAAGTATGGAGCTGCTCGTGAACaagctgtgtctgcagcagtgTCAGTGAGTTTGGTTTCACTGAGGACGAAATTCTTCATTAAACAAGTTATAACCTTGCCAGAGAGCCTGTAAATGTTTCCCCAAACAAAAGCTCTGCACGTGGTGGCTCCTGAGGGATGCTGTGAACAGGAGCTGTGGTAGAGCCACGCTGTGACACTGCAGAGGGCAAAGAGCAAGCACCTGAGGATGGGTGAGGAACAGGGTTGCTCCTGGTTTGGATGCAGAGGGCAAGTGTGGGAGTGTCTTTTTGCCTGGAGTTTGTGTTTGTCCTTTCCAGGCTGACTTTTCCCGTTGGTTCCATGTCTGCTCAGGTCTTCTGGGATGCTTTCAACCTTCCCCTCTTGTAGTGGTGGGAGTTACTTTCATCCTGCCTCGTAGTTCTTTGAAAGTCTTGAGTTCTTTTGGGTCAGAATGGGGCTTTTCTGCaagctccctgctctgctttgctttccaaggAGAGTCTCTTGGCTGTTTGGTGCctccagcatcctgcctgcatGTCTGAGGCTGAGAATACCCCCTTGTCTCACAGGGCAGCACTGATGTTggcttttcctttgggaaaagtACTCCAGAAAGGAAACTATTACTGTTCTGCTGTGTTCTAGGTTTCTGGAAAGAATCATGTCACCACTGGCAGAGCTTCTAGGCTGTGTCTTAATATTTTAAGCACTGGTTTAAGCTCCACTTCTCCTGGAAGAGGGAAATGAGGCTCTTCCACTGCAGTAGCTGTTTCATTTAGAGCTGTGTTATGTCACCTGCTGTTTGGCCAACAATAGCTATAGCAAATCTCTTCTTTTAACCCATGTTACAACTGAGGTTTGCGGCTTTTGTGTGCTGCTGAGAGAAGGAGACATCAGTTGCCAGCAGAACCATCCTTCCCAGGCTTTTCTCTGTGTGCCCACAGTTAAATCCAGCTGTTGGTTTTACTCTCTGGCTATAAATGctgaatgtaaatgaaaagagCCAACTCTTTAACCTGTCGTAGCTCCTTGCTTTAGAAGCAACATGCAGCCTGAGCCACCCTCCTCAGCACTGCACCGTCTGTTGTTTCCTAGTCCATTAAGAAGTGGTGAATTCTAATACCATCTGTGCCAACTCGAAAGCTAttaaagatgttatttttatgtgCCAGACTGGTGAATAAATGCCCTGAGTTGTCCTTGAAGCTGTTTCCCCaacctggagctgctctggagcCACACTGGCTTGTATTAGGGAGAAGGGTGGTTTGAAAGGTGGCTAGAACAGAGCTGGCGAAGGGAGTAGGAGCTGGGATTTTTGGatcagaaaggggaaaatagcTGCGGAGCTTGGAGAGGTGGCATGAGCTGTTCCTGGAGCAGCCCTCTGGGTGGCACTGCTCCCCAGCGCGGGGCAGCTCCTCGGAGCAGGAATGACCCTTGGAAATAACCGGACTTCCCAGCTGATGGTTGAAGTGaatcccttcctcttccccctctctctccccAGAAGATCTGAGCGCAGATCCTCGTGTGTGTGAATTTCACAACGTGAGAAGCCTTTGGCTTGTTTTACAGCACAAAGTCAGGGCTTGGCTCTGTCTGAGCTCGATTCCAACGTGCTCAGAGtctgctgctgtcctgtgtCTTTGCTCCTTCTCTTATGCAGAAGCAGCACGCAGGGAATGGACGTGGTCTGCTCCCTGAGCTTGCAGAGCCAGCCCAGCAcatccccaggtccttctcagggctgctccatccattctccacccagcctgtagttgtaTTTGGGATTGCCCtgccccaggggcaggaccttgcacttggatGAGGTTTGCACGGCCCCACCTCTCCAGTGTGTCCAGATCCCTATGGatctcatcccttccctccagtgcatCTTGCCCCAGAGCTTCCCCATGCTTCTCCCATGGCCAGGCCTCCCTGAAGCCCTGACCAGcaccttctgctcctcctttgGGCACCCATCAAGCCGGGATGGTCGGAGCCCTGATGCTGCCAGACACGTGTCCATGGACCACCTGCTCCTTccacagcatcacccagcaGATGGGAAGTGCTGGTCACCGGCGTGGAGCCAACAAGCTGGAGATGAAAGACTCCACGGCCTCGGAATGAacccctctccctgctccaacACCTCGGCCTCTGCATCACAAGTTTATTCCCCATTGGAAGCACTTGGCGGGattactgcagcagcagcgctCGCTCCTCGGGCACTGTCAGTGTTTGCCTTGGAGGAATGTGTCCAGCAGATGAAGGCCCAGAGGgactcctcctcctcctcttccctcatGACTTGCAGCCCTTGGCTTGGCTGTCACCTCCTGGGGTAAAGGTACAGCCCCATGTCCCACAGCACTCCCTGCACTGACTCTTGTGTCACAATATCCCTTGGAGGAGTCTGCCCAAGCTGATCCCTCCCCAAAGCCGTGTTGGCACATGGATGGAGTGGAGAAAAACTCATCCCGGGAGCAtctgaaaggaataaaactaGGCTGGGGTGATGGGGTGGCTGCCTGTGGCCATCATCATCCTCAGGGAAGCAGCCTCTCCTGGTAGAGGCACTCTGAAGCTGCCGAGCTCCGCAGGCTCCGGTTCCCGTTAGGTGAGGGTCCAGGCATCGCTTACAAAGCCAGCTTTGATTTAGTTCTTTATCAGATCATATCCTTTGTGTTCCAAAGGGTCTGGAGCTGAGCCGCCTGCTTGGCATGGGAAAACCCAGGGATTTGGGccattccctgctctgcctggggcaGGTGAGAGCATGGCCATGGCCAGAGCAGCTCACCCGGAGCAGAGCCCATTGCTGCAGGCCTTCAAAGTGGGaagtgtgtttatttctggGATATCAGGTTTCCGGCAGGAAGGCCGACAACTGCCAAGGTTTTTATTGGATCCTAGTGAAAGGAATTTAGAGAGTCCTGTGCTTGTTGtctttcccccccctccttctccctATGCCTGCAGCGGTTAAGGAGCATTTTTACCTTTGAATGGGAGCGAGGGGCACAGGGATTTGGCATCCGGCACCTCCATGGTGATGGAGTTTCAAACAGGTTGCCTTGTTGTCTCCCAGGCTGGAGGCATCAGGAGGGGTCAaggctggaaaagcacagagagaggGGCTTGGAAGTACTTGAAAGAACCTGAACTCCGTTGGGCTCAAAGCATGTGGGAAGTGTTGCTTGAGCTCCTCTCCTCATCGCAGGGCTGGGGCCGGGTATTTCACATTTGTTCCTCGTTTTGGACAAGGTTTTGACTGTTCTTGGAGGTAGTGTTATAGGAGGTTGAAATTCTGAAGACCACGTACAGTGGCTTGATTGCTTCAATGTGGTCTGGAGGCAGCCCTTAGATGCTGCCAGCACTGACCAACATCCTCCAGGGCCCCCCGAGAGCCGCGCCAAGCCCCGTTCCTGTCCACACATGGCTTAATGCTGAGGTTTCTCAGGGCTCCTTCTagccctgctctggggcaggggaagcagAGAGGCAGCAACTGTGGTTTGGGGCAGCATCAGACCTGCCTTTGGTAGGAACAGGAGCAGttccccagctctccctgaGGAGGAGAAACTGAATAGGCTATTAAGGCAATACAGAAGAACCCAGAGTGAGCAGCAcggctgcccatggcaggataTGAGCCCAAATCCACTTGAATTCCCTGCAGGCACTCGGTATCACGACACTGGGCCATTCCCCTGCTGAAATCCTGtgtcctgctcccagctcttgTGCTGAATACAGGCTCTTTCCTTGGAGACAAGGATTCCTGAATTCAGGGTTTGATCCAGTGAAAGAAGCCCTTTGCACTGCAGCGTTTTGGGATGttcctgcttgctgctgggctggatgtgcTGGGAATGCCTAAATCCAGCATCAGCCAAGGGGTCTCTTCTCCCCTTAGTGGGGagcctgcagaggaggagggatgggtttggggaggggTTTCGTATGGAGCAGATGCTCGCAGGATCTCGGAGCGGATGCTGGACACAAGCGGTTTCCTGTTGCTCTTccagcttcagctgcaggatCTGGGaccagcatcctgcagcacagggcacGGGAGGGTAATTCCTGCAATGGAAAAacagggagggggggaataaCCAGAGGGGAAAATGGGAGTTTGCTGTTGATTTTTGGCTCTTTACTAAGATGATGCCACTCTCCAGGGCTCTGGAGTCCTCCAGATCCACAAAAGCACATGTGGAAACAGCTTGGGAGCTTGTGCTGATGAGTATCTCTGCTGAGTATCTCCTCTTCCCAACACCCACCGCCACAGCAAGTTGTATTTGTTTGGAGAAAGGAGTAAATTTCTTTTGCCCTCCAGGAACTATTGGTCCTGGAGAGAAACCACATTCCCAGAGTGGCCTCTTGTCGTCCTTCCATGACCCTCTTCCTCCACTCGCTGGCACGGGGTCCTGGAGACTTCATTGCCTGCTTTTGATCCCTTTTGATTTGAAGCTGCAGTGAGCCGTGGCCTCAGAGAAGCTGAGCCcagagaggggagaggggacgtgggagggagaaaggggaagcTAAATATTGAACTTAGTGTGGAAACCGCTGAGGCAAACAGGGAAGGCAAGAAGGGAAGAGCGTTAACTGCGGGGCGGAGGCcaggaggggatggagcagcGTGACCATGCAGTGAACTGTGTGAGTTTGGGCAGGGGCTTCCTCCGTGGTGCGGGGTCCTGGAAGGCGATAGGAGCCCCCTCAGAGCCCCCACATATAGGGGGGGCTGATGGGACCCTGTGTGTGCCACCACCCTGGGCACAGCACCCTGTGCCACAGTGAGGCATTGCATTGGACCCTATGGACCACATGCACAGGGGGGTATCAAATTGGGACTCTATGGACCACATGCACAGGGGGGCATCAAATTGGGACTCTATGGACCACATGCACAGGGGGGCATCACATCGGGCCCCTATGGACCACATGCGCTCTGGACCACGCAGGGCTCCAGCCCCCCCGCTGATGTCCAGGGCTCCACCTTGGAACCGGGATGGGACCTGGAGCTTCTCGCCCTCCGGGACGGCGCAGACCCGTAGCTCcggggctgcagctctgggttCTGCGGGACCCAGCGGAGCTCCATCCGCAGCCCTCGGGGGCTGCAGCTCCGCGTCCTGCGGGACCGCCCGGGCGGGGAGCGGAGCCGATGCccccggcggggccggggggggcgggccggggcgggccgggggaGGCGCCAGGgccggcggcggagcggggcaAGCAGGGGGGAGGCGGCGCCGCCGGAGCCGCcccggggagcggggcggcggcggcggtcGCAGAGCCGGAGCCCGGAGCCCGTGGCCCGCGGCCGGGGCCAtgcggcgggcggcggcgctggTGCTGCTGGCGGCGGCGCTGAGCGGAGGAGCCGCGGCGCGGGGCTGCCCCGCACAGAGCCTGGGCTGTAAGTGCGGGGCCGAACGGCCCAAAGCGCCCGGTGGCTCCGCCGCGCCCCGGCGGCGGGTGGTCTGCAGCGGCGGGGGGCTCCCGGCGCCGCCCGAGCCGCGCCTCCTGCCCGAAGGCACCGCCACGCTGTGAGTACCGCGCACCGGGCACCGCTCCCCTGCCCCGGCATCCCCCCGGCCCCGGGCATCGGCTCAGGGCATCGCCCCCCGACCCCGGCATCACCCCCCGGCCCCGGCATCGCCCCCCGATCCCGGATATCGGCCCCGAAAGAGTCGCGCCGAGCCCGCTCCGTGCTGCTCGACGGCCCCGAAGCGGGGATGAAGCAGCGGGACCCCCCCGCATCGTTCCACGCTGGCGGGTACCGGGGCCGCGCTCTCACGGCTGGTGGGGACACGGGGACCGGGGGGCGATGCCCCGGCCGAGGGGTTGTTCTCGCTCCTTAAGTGATCCCGCACCGAGAGCAGCGCTGCTCGGTTCTGTGTTAACAACCTTTAAACTCCAGCAAAGCGGGGTGTTGCGGCCGCGGAGCGCCGGAGGGACCCCGCTCTCCCCACGGCGCAAGGGTTTAATGTGGGGACGGGAGCTGGAAATCCAGGAAACAGGCTCCTTCTCCACGCTTCCCTCCTCAGCGTTTGTGGCTGAGCGCTGGGAGAGGATGTTTTTGTTTGAAAGCGGCTGTTCTCACTGGAATACTCGCTGGGAAGAGATGAGGAGCAGTCAGTGGGGTTCGGGGTTGTGCAAAGGGTCTAAAGCTGCTTCCCAAAAGCTTCCTCATGCCCTTGGTGCCAGAGGGTCGGGGTTTTGGGCTCCTGGCGGAGGAGATGTTTGAATTAGAACCTGGTTTGGAGGGCAGGGCcgcagtgctggtgctgctgctttcacccTGAGGGTGCCCATGGCCTCAGCTCTCCACCTTCTGCTCCTTGGTGGGGTTTGCTGGGTGCTGCGGAGGATTGGGGCTCCTGGTCCCATCTTGCTTGAACCTCATGTGCTTGAACCTGCTTCGTTTCATTGCCGTGATTTCTGAGCATCTCTTGCTTCCCCACGTCTGTGCTGCTCACTGAGAGTGGCTTCGTTTTGGGGTGATGTTGTCTGCTTTGTGATGAGAGTGGCTTCGTTTTGGCGTGATGTTGTGTGCTTTGTGACAATGGGGTGGCTGCAAAGGAGACCCAGCTGATGCCACCAGCCCTCATGTGGTGGGTGCCCCTGAAGCATGTCTGTGAGTGCCATGAGCAGGATCTGAAGCGTGATGGTTGTATTAAAGGTGTAAATCACTGGAGCAACAGCACCGGTGTGTGTCCTGGGTGTCCCTTGGTGGGTGAtgcaggctgcagggcaggTGGAGCTGCTCCCACTCTCCTTGGCTGTCTTtgctcttcatttctttcctcttacaGCCCTTTCCTACACATCAGCCCCGGCAAATACCAGGGGAGGACCTTGGAGTCCTTAATCAGTTGATATTTGGGGAAAGCATCCCTGTTCTGGtgccttctgcagcagaagcGGTGTAACCACAGCTCGGATCAGGAGTGGAGCCCCATgctggtgggatgtggggtTTGGAGCTGTCTGTGGCGAGGCCGGCTCCCTCAGAGGGGCCGGGATGACCGTGCAGAAGCATTTAGGGCATTACACGATCCCACTAAAACGTGACATGAAACCTACAGGCGTAGGCAGAAACCTACAAATATGTGGTGACCCTGAGCTCTGCTCTCGCGCAGTAAACATGATTTATTCCAAACCCTTTCCAGATGGAACAATCAAAACCAGAGGCTCTGGCTTCAGGAAGATCTCCTGGAGCTGCTTGGGGTGCGGAGGGGGCCCGGGCACGTGGCAAGGGCTGCGTGTGCCTCAGGGGACATCCCACTGGGGACAGGCAGGTTTTGAGCCCCATGGGCTCCTATCCATGCCCTGAGGGATGCTCAGGTCCAATCTGTGCCCCCAGGGGTGCTCAGATCCCGCCTGTGCTCCCAGGGATGCTCCCAGATATGCTCCCAGGGATGCTCGGAATCCCTGTGCGTGTTCTGTGCAGAGTAACTCTTATAAGCAGAGCCCTGTTCCAGTCTCCATCCAGTCTGGCCTGGAAGCAGGCATGTGTTAGCACTGAGGAGCAGCATTGGTGCTGTGCACAGAGGGGAGGGCTCCTTTACCGGGACACAGGGACGGCTGGAGCCGGTCTGTGCCCTGCGGGTCCCTCACCCCGGCTCTCGTCTGGCTTTTCCCACACTCTGGGtttacttctttatttatctTTCATTATTAGGCCTGTGCTGAGGAATCCAAAGCTGcctccacagcagctgctgctgatttACCCCCCGCGCCTGAGAAGCGCTCGCTGGCACCGCAGCgatgggcagagcaggggatgAGGGATGCCCCATGTCCCAGGGCATGCGGCAGTTCCTCATGGGGGGCCATGTACTGAGTGGAGCTGCggctcctttcctcttccccctgctcctttcctcttccttcagctcctttcctcttccttcagctcctttcctcttccctcgGCCCCTCGCAGGGATCGCTGCTTGGGGAAAGAGCAAACCAGAGCCGAAGCAGCGCCCGCAGATGTGGAGCAGCAGAAATTAGCTCCATGTGGGGAAGCCATGGTGCAAGGAACCGTGGATGGGGGTGCTGGGAATCGGTGGTCCTGCTCCATCCTGATGCTGGGTGCAACACCCAGGGCTGCGGTGTTGGAGCCCTTCAAGCTGTGTGATGGAGGTGGGTTAGGGAGATGGGGTGTTTCGGTTCTTGCCTTAATATCCACAACCATCCCGGCTGTGTCCTGCCAGTCTTTGGTCCTGTTCATGCCATGGGGAGACCTGCTGGGACTAGTGCAGGCAGAAGCGCTGCCTTCCTCATGGAGCAGTCACAGGAACATCTGCAGGGTGATGCTCACAGGGACACAGCAGACATTATGAGCTGTGTGCTCTCTGACACCCCATTTTATACCTAGAGGTTAATTCTTGCCCCCAGCTCATTGCCAGGAGGAAAGAGGGGTGCCAGCCTTAACACATTGGGTTGTCACCCCGTTTTGGCTCATAGCCCTGCAGAGCTTGCCTGGCTGtggctggctgggagcagcttgTACCAATGCAGtgctcatagaatcatggaatggtttgtgtcggaaaggaccttaaagctcatccagttccaactcgagcaggttgctccaagcccctgtgtccaacctggccttgaacagtgccagggatggggcttaGGTCCAGCCTCCAAGCACTGCAGTGTGCCCATGTTTTGGGGCCAGGGGATTTGGCACCTCTTGGGGACATCCCTCGAGGTGCCGGGGCCCTGCAGACGTGTCTGAACAAGGCTTTAACTCCCTCCCCCTCCACTGACCCCTGTGCTAATCGCCTAATGGAAAAAGCACTGTAGCCCTAACGAGAGGCAGAGCGCGCGCGGCCAGCCCCGCTGTCACACGGGCGGGAGCCCAAACCTCTTCCAGATGTGGAATCCCAGCACAGGCCTCATTTATGTGCACAGCTTGATTGCACTGAAATTACAGATTGTCTGCAGGGAATAGAGGGCTTTGACTTATGACCAATTTCCAGTTCTACTTGAACTCCCCTCTCCGAGCCCGATTTATCCTGGGCCCTGCAGATGGTTTCTTTCTCAAACCTTTCTATGTTATATATTGAGCTGTAGCTTGGGCAGGTTTGGCTTTCCCTGTGGGTCGGAGCATCCCGGTCCTGCCGAGGTTTCAC from Strigops habroptila isolate Jane chromosome 21, bStrHab1.2.pri, whole genome shotgun sequence includes these protein-coding regions:
- the PLPBP gene encoding pyridoxal phosphate homeostasis protein; translated protein: MWRAAGMAAGDGLGPALRAVTERVQQAAARRPQGLPAVQPRLVAVSKTKPAEMVIEAYSHGQRSFGENYVQELLEKASDSRVLSSCPDIKWHFIGHLQKNNVNKLMAVPNLFMLETVDSVKLADRVSSSWQKKGSPQRLKVMVQVNTSGEDSKHGLPPGDTTAAVEHVINKCPSLEFVGLMTIGSVGHDLSKGPNPDFQMLLSLRKEVCEKLNLPLEKVELSMGMSTDFQHAIEVGSTNVRIGSTIFGERDYSNKADGGTAPAEGKPETLTVQAQ